ggctggtctcagaactcctaggctcaagtattcctcccacctcagcctttggcgtggctgagattacaggtatgagccactattcCTGAAGcagattatttatttgtttttgtttttatttatttatttattttgagacagggtctcactctcattgtccaggctagactgcagtggcacggtcACTGCtttctgcagcctcaacttcctaagctcaggtgattctcccacctcagcctcccaagtggctgtgactgcaggtgcacaccaccatacctggcaaaatttttttgtttttttcaaaagacagggtttcaccatgttgcccaggctagtcttgaattcctggactcaagctatccacccaccttggcctcccaaagtgctaggattacaggcatgtgctaccacgcctggcccctgaAGCAGATATTTTAGATGAACACTTATAATCTGCTGGTGAGAATGAGTTTAgtgtattttaaatagtttattctAAGTTATTTTTGTTCAGGATATGagcaaattaaatgtttttagaggttagtatttttaagaaattaaatttgaaacttcaactttttaatttttaggtttaaaaatatccttttttgCTGAGGGAACACAATTGTTGGTATAGTGTCAGAATGTCAAGTACTGTGTCCTACTGGATCTTAAATTCTACAAGGAACAGCATTGCCACATTGCAAGGGGGCAGACGCTTATACTCCAGGTGCGTCTCAAACAGGAATAAATTTAAATGGAGACTCTTTTCCTGGGTGCCACCTACCCTAAACAGTTCCCCATGTGGTGGCTTCACTCTCTGCAAAGCCTACAGACACACATCAACAGAGGAAGATGATTTTCACTTGCAACTCAGCCCTGAGCAAGTAAATGAAGTGCTTCGAGCTGGTGAGTCAGCCCACAAGATTCTTGACCTTGAAAGCAGAGTTCCAAATTCAGTGTTGCAGTTTGAGAGCAACCAGCTGGCTGCAAATTCCCCAGTGGAAGATCGGCGAGGTGTAGCCTCCTGCCTGCAAACCAATGGACTGATGTTTGGCATCTTTGATGGACATGGTGGTCATGCATGTGCCCAAGCAGTGAGCGAGAGGCTCTTCTACTACGTGGCAGTGTCGCTGATGTCCCACCAGACCCTGGAGCACATGGAGGGAGCTGTGGAAAGCACGAAGCCCTTGCTGCCCATCCTGCATTGGCTCAAACACCCAGGGGACAGTATCTACAAGGATGTCACATCCGTGCATCTTGACCACCTCCGTGTCTATTGGCAGGAACTGCTTGATTTGCACATGGAAATGGGACTAAGCATTGAGGAAGCATTAAGGTACTCCTTCCAGAGACTGGATTCTGACATCTCGCTGGAAATCCAGGCCCCCCTGGAAGATGAGGTGACAAGGAACCTGTCACTCCAGGTTGCTTTCTCCGGGGCAACAGCTTGCATGGCTCATGTTGATGGAATTCACTTGCACGTGGCAAATGCTGGTGACTGCCGAGCCATCCTTGGTGTCCAGGAGGACAATGGCATGTGGTCTTGTCTGCCCCTTACCCGTGACCACAATGCCTGGAACCAGGCTGAGCTGTCCCGGCTAAAGAGGGAGCACCCTGAATCAGAGGACAGGACGATCATCATGGAGGACAGGCTGCTGGGTGTCCTCATGCCCTGCAGGGCCTTTGGGGATGTCCAGCTGAAGTGGAGTAAAGAGTTGCAGCGCAGCATTCTGGAAAGGGGCTTCAACACCAAGGCCCTCAACATTTACCAGTTCACACCCTCACACTACTATACTCCACCCTACCTTACTGCTGAGCCTGAGGTCATATACCACAGGCTGAGGCCCCAGGATAGGTTCCTTGTGCTGGCGTCAGATGGCCTGTGGGACATGCTGAGCAATGAGGACGTGGTAAGGCTGGTGGTGGGGCACCTGGCTGAGGCAGATCCGCACAAGACAGACCTGGCCCAGAGACCCACCAACTTGGGGCTCATGCAGAGCCTGCTGCTGCAGAGGAAAGCCAGTGGGCTCCACGAGGCTGACCAAAATGCAGCCACGCGGCTGATCAGACATGCCATCGGGAGCAATGAGTATGGGGAGATGGAGCCAGAGCGGCTGGCGGCGATGCTGACATTGCCAGAAGACTTGGCAAGGATGTACAGGGATGATATCACTGTCACTGTGGTGTATTTTAACTCAGAATCAATTGGTGCATATTACAAGGGGGGTTAAGAATCTCCCATCCTGTTGTCAAGGTTAGCATAAATGCTCTTCTAAAACGTTTTCACTTACTATTGAACTAGCTATCCAAACTTTACTGTTAAAATTGTAGGCAGATTTAATTTGCTAAATGGACAACAggaggaataaaaacaaacagcctagctttaaaaaaacagtgaaatagCAGTGATTTCATGTCCCTGTATGTTTTGATCAAGTCTTATGTGCAGAGTGGACAGAGCATAAAGTCTATGGAATTGGCTTGGGCTCATATAGCCCAAGTCTTTTGATGAAGATGTTAAACTGTATCAGCCTGAACCTTCAAAGGGTAAATTTAATCATGATTCCGAGAATAAAGAACTTCAGGATTTTCTGAGGTCTTGCCACAAAATCTGCAAATTTGATAATTCTCCTGAATTCACAATCATGGACTTCTAGATTATGAagagatattttatttgtttgtcttttatttaaattactaaGGCCTAGGTTTACAAAGCATACTACAGTACACTTTTCTATGCAATATCCTAACTTTTTGTGTGATTATACTTGCGAGAAATTTTGTAATACTACATTCtagttctgttttcatttatttttaaaatggaatcctTAAACTTGCAAACATGCCTACTGTAAGCATGCATGGAATGACTTGTTTTGGTTTTCAGCTGATAGGATCTATGCCTCTGGACCAGCTGAACTTACTGGTGCAGCTTTTGGTCCCCTCTACTGAGTCCCATTCTAGAAACTTTGAGCCATGCTGGGAGGTAACTAGTCTATGCCTTAACCCCTAACCTTTCCTGTGTTGGTAAAATTTCCTCCTGGGCTGAGCCTTCAGGGGTTGATTCACAGCATTTAAGCTTTCTGATTATACCTCTCAAACATTCTTCTGTCAATTCCACACAATCCTTCTACGTCTGCTATGCTGAACCCCTCACTTACCATGCACCTCCCGACGACAAAATACTGTGTGAAAGAATCTTTCACATGTTCCTGCTTCATGTGGTTGCAGGAAAGGAGAAGATGTGATTGCATATGGTACTTGTGGTGATAGATGTTTAGACAGGACAGGTTTATTTAGTGGATTGTGGACTAAAGATTCAACCTCTATCTGGAGAGGTGAAAACACAAAAGGCTTAAGGAAAAGTTTCTAACCAAGGTTCTCTGAATCCTTTACtgagaggtgatggggaggaagaaggaGTGAGACTTACCAAATGGGATGCTTGCCCCAATACTGTGGGATAAACCACCATTGCCACTCCTCAGGAATTAGACCATATTTAGTATAGGAGTTGgggcaaaaataaaagtttaacttGTAATGGCTTCTGTGGGCTGCAGATTCTTTGTATCTACTTGGAAATTCAGTCATGTGGATCCGTTGTGGAGATGAATTTCATCTCATGAATTGCTATGGCATTTAAACAACAGGAAATGTGTCCCTAAATGGAAACAACTATAATCCCACAAAACCAACAATTTTATTTCCTGTGCTACATCAGGCAGAATTCTTCAATGAAGCTGAGCTACATTTGTTGACCCCTTTTCTCATCTTACCCCTTTATGCCATCTgctgaaaagaaaagcaaatagctaggttaggttttctggtttttttttttttgtctgtgtccCAGCTGACATTCAGTCAAATATTGGGATACTTCTAATTTGGTGGTGTTTCTCTGTACATTTTTCAGTGCAACTATTTAGTCATGTAGTTTCATCTAAGACAttcttttttgaatatttaagCCTTGATCCTTTTATTCTGAAACCATTAATATTCCTTCTTATCACctagatcttttattttttcttttcttttcttttgagacagggtcttgccctgttgcccagtctggagtgcaatggcatgatcttggctcactgaaacctctgcatcccaggctcaaacaaCCCTGCCTCAGtgcccacccccccacccccaccaccaccaaactagctgggattacaggtgtgcaaaaccatgcctggctaatttattttttattttttgtagagacagggttttgccatgttgcccaggctggtcttgaactcctagactcaagtgatctgcccaccttgtgtTATAGGCATgacctaccacacccagcctatctcCTAGATctcaaatcaaaaataaaatgaaaatgacttcCATTCTGCTAGCATGAGGGTTTGTTGCTAAAACTGAGGAGTCTATCTGACGCTTACTTTtcgttgttttttgagacaaggtcttgctttgtcacccaggctggagtgcagtgatgtgattataactcactgtaatgtcaaattcctgggctccaatgctccctcccaccttagcctcccaagcagctgggtccaattttaaaatatatatatatttttttgtagaaacatggtctcgctatgttgcccagactggttgtctgacattttctttgtcctttattccaaattcctgggctccaatgctccctcccacctcagcctcccaagcagctgggtccaattttaaaatatatatatatttttttgtagaaacatggtctcgctatgttgcccagactggttgtctgacattttctttgtcctttattCTTTATACCAGCTAATCCCTGGAGTACACTTGAAGCCTTTACTAGCATACAAAGTACCTGAATCCTACTTTGGAGCCTAGCATGGGTCATAAATGTATCTGATTTATTAACCTGTGAGACAACTGAGAGAACACAGACTCCTTACCTGTGACTCTAGGCGTATCTGGTTTTTCTCTAATAGATTTTCCTGCTTTCTAGTTAGTTAtattgagaaagaagaaagacttatttattattatttttttccactgtGAATCATCAGTTCTTTCCATGAACATTCTGGGGAGCGCCTCCTGGTTAAACTCCTGTCTCCCTAACCACTATCCTGCTGTCATTGAACTTATTGAAGCACATGGGCTACTGCTTCAGGGACACTGGGATTTGAGAGGAGGTTAGTAGTACTTTTCAGGTcttttaaagcatttattattccttttataCAGAGATTTCAGTATTGAGACTTAAAATGAACTGAAAAATGAGATGGAACATTTAATATCGTAGATGTAACTTTTGAAGAAAGTCTGCTTTGGTGCTTAAAATTGTATATGATTTTAGGTAAGAAACTTTGATAATATTGGCATAATTTAGATTtactacctttttttctttttttgagacagtctcactcacaATCTCActgcacaatcgcagctcactgcaacttctgcctcctggggtgaagtgattttcgtgcctctgccacccaagtagctgggattacaggcatgcaccaccacgcatagctaagtttttgtatttttactagagaaagtgttttgctatgttggccaggctgcggaactcctgagctcaaatgatcctcccacctcagcttcccaaagtgctacccttataggcatgagccaccacacctggccagatttaaaaaaaatatataaatatagctcTGTTGATTCTGGGGCTTGGTCAAAAAGGATAGATAACATAGTATTCTAAATTCAAATTCATGGCTAGGCACCTTGTcctacatctgtaatcccagcactttgggagtcgaagacagaagaatcgcttcagCACagcatgagaccagcctgggccacatagacattgcctctacaaaaaaaatttaaaaaaatagccaggtgtggtgcatggcctgtagtctcagctacttgggagggtgaaatgggaggatctcttgagcccaggaggtctaggctggagtgagctgtgattgtgctactgtactccagactgggcaacagggtgagaccatgtctcagaaaaaaaaagtttgaattaaaaaaaaaaagctggctgggtatggtggctcacgcctgtaatctctgaactttgggaggctgaggtgggtggattacctgaggtcaggagttcaagaccagcctgaccaacatggtgaaaccctgtctccactaaaaatacaaaaattagctgggcgtggcggcacatgcctgtaatcccagctacttgggaagctgaggcaggagaatcgcttgaatccaggaggtagaggttgcagtgagccaagattgtgccattgcactccagcctggacaacatgagcaaaacgccatctcaaaaaaacaaaaacaaagtcaaatTAGCATGATAGATCAGATTACTTAGATCCAACtttctgaaatattattcatAACATTAAGGCTAATTTattataatgaaaatgtaaacttTGAGGTGTGTTAATATATAAACATCTTTTTCCCAGAGGTACCTTTGCCCTAAAAGGTCTTTGGTATTCAGCACCCTGGGTAAAGTTCAGTTTAGACACAATCAAATTGGCATCTTTTAAACATAAGTGAAATAGAAAGAGCTTGAACTTGAGTTACTTAAAGATAcagtataattaattatatagaacaaaacaaaaacatgtttagAATGACTCTGGCTTCATTCTTATCCATCAGCCCCTAGTGGCCTATATTCAGCCTTGGAAAAGTCTTAACTTCCCAGGTTAAACCAGAATATTCTGGAACTGAGCCATCTAACTTTCATCTTAAAGTGGATCATTTGTCTCTGAAATGTGACTCTTGTGGCAGAAAAAGCCCTGGTGTTGCCTTGGAGCTGGGGATAAAAGCCAGTGGGTCAGCCTGTGACGAGAGCTGTCCCTGGCACCATCTGAGTGGAAAGTTCATTGCACCAGCCGTGCAGCCGTCTGAACCGACTGAAGCCCTGTCCCTTACTCCTCAGGCACCTGACGCTTAACTTGCCTCCTGGGAAATAATTATCAAGCATTTACTTGGAACAATTATTAATCATGTTCTTTAATAATTACTGACATTTGTATTTTAAGCTGTATACCAATGTGCACATTTGACACTGATTTTCTAACCATTAGAGATATTTAATTAAAACttgtaaatgaaagaaacaaaatgaaatttggtttcttttggtttgaatcctatttttttttcagtccttaGGGTACTAGATTAGACCAACCTTTGTTTCACCACTTTATCTGACTGTAGAAGACTTTAGGCTATTCAGGAGTCCACCCAAAAGAGAAGTATGCTGCTCTGCAAAGTGTGGGTGGCTGTTGCTCACACAGGAGATCCTCATTTAGTGTTAACCATGTGCGTGGAGATCCGAAAAGAAGTGAAGGCTTTTTGTGTGAGGGTCTCCACACACTCAGGGCCAAAGCCTGCCAGAATTTCATACTATGTAACTTAAGATTTTAAAACCAACTTGGCCCATTACCCCACCCCCTGGAAGAGAGAAGTGGGCAGAAGTggacagtgcagtggctcataccatcacgcccagccaactCCCCTTTTCAGCGTGACCAAATTCAGGCCCAGAGGTTGAAAAACATCCATAACACAGTGTGGTAGGGGCAGGATTTGAACCAAGTCCAAAGACCCAATACTGGGCTTTCAGGAAGGGATAATTATGAACAGTTTTTTTGCATAATTTTGGCCTGGAATGGGTGGGGCTGGGAAGAGACTTGGTACTGAGAGGAAGCTAGGGGGCTTTTTTGCGGCTATTGCTGATAATAACTGTTCTGTGGGCAgagtgtggtgtctcacacctgtaatcttagcactttgggaggattgcttgagcccaggagtttgagaccagcctgggcaacacagtgagacccccatctctacaaaaataaaaataaaaattagccaggcaaggtggtgcctacctgtagtcccagctacttgagaggctgaggtgggagagttgctttagcccaggaggtggagtcttcagtgagccatgattgtaccactgcactccaacctgtgggaccaagtgagaccttgtcttgaaaataataatgaaataaggccgaccaccatggctcacacctgtaatcccagcattttgggaggccaaggtgcgcagatcacctgaggtcaggagtttgagagtagcttggataacatggtgaaacctcatctctactaaaaatacaaaaattagccatgtgtggtggcgcacacctgtaatcccagctacttggaaggctgaggcaggagaattgcttaaacccaggaggcgaggttgtagtaagccgagattatgccactgcactccagcctgagcaacagagcaagactcagtcttaataataataacaaaatagttCTGTGGACTCTGATAATGCTTTGGCTGTTACGAGTCAAGCTATATATGTTTAACTTATATACATTCCAATGTCCCATCATTTTGGAACATGATAAAGGGAACACAGggagaattaaaatttttaaatcaagctGTTTGTGCTCTTTAAATAGAGCAGGAGGAATTAAATTTATAgacttatttttcacttttcatctctatgcttttttttgtttgttttgagacagggtctggccctgtcacccaggctggagtacagtagcatgatattttcttactgcaacctccacctcctgggctcaaaccatcctcctacatcagtctcccgaatagctgagactacaagtgtgtgccaccatgcctggctaatatttttttgtatttttggtagagatggggttttgccatgttgtacaagctggtctcaaactcttggcctcaagcgaccccttgcctcagcctcccaaagtgctaggattccaggggTGAGCTTCCACACCCAGCCCATCTCTAgagtttctgtttccattttactTGGTGCTACTAAATGCCCTTAAATGGTCCCCAGCTTAGTGATTCTCTGAATTGTTAGTGTCAAGTGCTCCAACCGGCTCTCTGGGTTGGATGAACATTTACTGATGTCTGTGGGTCCAAAAGTCTTTGCTCCATTGGCCCCTGACTTTCTCTACCAGCAAGCACGCCTTGATTGTGAAATGACCTGGCTGGGAGGAGCAAGACGGGAagtgggagggtggggtggggagcagggctggggaggccaggGTTCCAGTTCTGacatggtttgtttgttttcaagcagggtcttgttctattctacaggctagagtgcagtggtgcagctataactcactgcagccttgaactcctggcctcaagtgaccctcctgcctcaggctcctaaagtgctggatttataggtatgaaccactgcacccagccgttttttttcctttttttgagacagttccactctgttgcccaggctggagtgaatgcagtgacatgatctaggctgactgcaacttccacctcgtGAGTttaggcaattctcatgcctcagcctcctgagtggctgagactgtaggcacacgccaccatgcccagctaatttttgtattttactagagacgaggtttcaccatgttggccaggctggtcttgaactcctgacctcaggtgatctccctgcctcggcttcccaaagcagCCCCATTATCCTAGCCCCTGAGAGAGTGGTCTGTGGAGGGACTCTCCAAAGCCTACTCTGTCTCTGATCTCAAATCTTGCCTCTCTGGGATTCTGGGAAGCCCTCCCATGCCTCACTCCATTTTCTCTGCAACAGATGAACAGAAGGATGTCTGCCATGAGCTACTGCTCTGTCCACCCTGCACAAGCTTGTGTGCCCAGGGCCAGGCATGTGAAGCTGTCCAGGGGTCACCCCATCCTGACAGAGGCTAAGAGCCTAAGACAGAGGACTGGGAGGGGCCTGTCCAAGGAAAGGAGCATAGGAGCGACCCGGTACAGTGGGTCTGGGATGGGGCTGCAGGGGCACTGTGGTGGCACTGGGACTAGGCAATGTGGCTGGGTGGGAGGAGCACAGCAGGTGACCTCCAGGAATGGGAAAATAAACAAGGTCATGTGGTAGCCTCAGAAAGGGCTGGGGACATAGCTGGCTCTTCATCAGCATAGAGGTAGGGAGGGGGGCAGAGCAAAAAGTTCTGCCTCAATTCTCCCACTTTCTCTGTGTGTTGATGCCAGGGCTGTGGTATATGTGCCCTTGTCTCCTCATTTGCCTCCTTCTCACCCCCATTCCTGTGGCTGCAGTCCTGGTCCCCTGTCGTGCCCTGGGGGTGCACAGGCTGCCTGTGGAATAAGTGAGGAGGGATGGGGGGACTGATGGAGGGATGGATACACAATTAAGGGAGAAGCaggtgagagggaaggaggaaaacagTGAGGGGCTGCATGGTTGTGAAAAGCAAGGAGAGTTGGTGAGGAGTGTCCAGCACTAGAGGGGCCTTGGGTGTGGGTGGATGGAAATGAACAATTCGCCAAAAAAGAACACtatatagccaggtgtggtggtgcatgcctgtggtcccagctacttgggaggctgaagtggaggatcgcttgagcccaggaggtcaagtctgcaatGTGagatgatcgcaccactgcactcccgcttgggtgacagaatgagaccccatctccaaaacgAAGCAagacaaaacatacaaacaaaaacaaaccgaAAAAGGGGGAAACTACAGGGAAGGTGAGGGCCATTCTGTGTTCTCACTCAGGGCCCTGAGTGAGATGGTCCTGGATAGTGAGGTGGAGGTGAGTGAGGACTTTGCTGTATGAGCGGAGAGTTGCAAGAGCTGCTAGAATCCCTTCCTCTGAAATGAAGCAGTACAGGGATGGGGAGGAGAATGTCATCAATCAGCCAGAATGCTCCTGTGCCTGTGGGAGAGGAGAGTGTCCATGGTTCACTTGGGGTCCCAGGGACCCTGCCAGCCCTGCACTGGGTTTTGGCATGAAGGGAAGGAGGAGCTCTTCTGAGCTCTGACAGGTGGCTTGGTCACTAAATCCCGAGGGCCACACGATGGGAACACCAGTGGGGAGCCTTTGACTGGGTGGTTCTGTGAAGCAGTGTGAGGCAGAAGTTGCCTCTAGATGTCGCCATCTGACCACGCTGGCATCAGTTGCCACCTGGGAGGGAGGAAAGTGTTCCTGAGTTGCCGCCTGAGGCCTGTCCCCAGCCCTAGCTGGGCCTCCAGGGACTGCACCCTCAGGAAGCCTCCTGGGACTCAGGATATCTTTGGGGCTGGG
The Callithrix jacchus isolate 240 chromosome 20, calJac240_pri, whole genome shotgun sequence genome window above contains:
- the PDP2 gene encoding pyruvate dehydrogenase [acetyl-transferring]-phosphatase 2, mitochondrial — encoded protein: MSSTVSYWILNSTRNSIATLQGGRRLYSRCVSNRNKFKWRLFSWVPPTLNSSPCGGFTLCKAYRHTSTEEDDFHLQLSPEQVNEVLRAGESAHKILDLESRVPNSVLQFESNQLAANSPVEDRRGVASCLQTNGLMFGIFDGHGGHACAQAVSERLFYYVAVSLMSHQTLEHMEGAVESTKPLLPILHWLKHPGDSIYKDVTSVHLDHLRVYWQELLDLHMEMGLSIEEALRYSFQRLDSDISLEIQAPLEDEVTRNLSLQVAFSGATACMAHVDGIHLHVANAGDCRAILGVQEDNGMWSCLPLTRDHNAWNQAELSRLKREHPESEDRTIIMEDRLLGVLMPCRAFGDVQLKWSKELQRSILERGFNTKALNIYQFTPSHYYTPPYLTAEPEVIYHRLRPQDRFLVLASDGLWDMLSNEDVVRLVVGHLAEADPHKTDLAQRPTNLGLMQSLLLQRKASGLHEADQNAATRLIRHAIGSNEYGEMEPERLAAMLTLPEDLARMYRDDITVTVVYFNSESIGAYYKGG